In Pseudomonas poae, a single genomic region encodes these proteins:
- a CDS encoding 50S ribosomal protein L4 gives MQLNVNDAQAIEVSELTFGGEFNETLVHQAVVAYMAGGRQGSKQQKTRSDVRGGGKRPWRQKGTGRARAGTIRSPIWRGGGTTFAARPQDHSQKLNKKMYRAALRSILAELVRTDRLVVVQDFAVESPKTKDLLGKLNNMSLTDVLIVSEAVDQNLYLAARNLPHVDVRDVQGSDPVSLIAYDKVLITVSAVKKFEELLG, from the coding sequence ATGCAATTAAATGTAAATGACGCTCAAGCGATCGAAGTTTCCGAACTGACATTTGGCGGCGAATTCAACGAGACGCTGGTTCACCAAGCAGTCGTGGCCTACATGGCCGGCGGCCGTCAAGGTAGCAAGCAGCAAAAGACCCGTTCCGACGTACGTGGTGGCGGTAAGCGCCCTTGGCGTCAGAAAGGCACTGGCCGTGCTCGTGCCGGTACTATCCGTAGCCCAATCTGGCGTGGCGGCGGTACCACTTTCGCAGCTCGTCCACAGGATCACTCTCAGAAGCTCAACAAGAAGATGTATCGCGCAGCTCTGCGCTCCATCCTTGCTGAACTCGTGCGTACTGATCGTCTGGTCGTGGTTCAGGACTTCGCTGTTGAAAGTCCAAAAACCAAAGATCTGCTGGGCAAACTGAACAACATGAGCCTGACCGATGTTTTGATCGTGTCTGAAGCTGTTGATCAGAACCTGTACCTGGCTGCTCGCAACCTGCCACACGTTGATGTACGTGACGTGCAAGGTTCCGATCCAGTTAGTCTGATCGCATACGACAAGGTGTTGATCACCGTGTCGGCCGTGAAGAAATTCGAGGAGCTGCTGGGATGA
- a CDS encoding 50S ribosomal protein L23, which translates to MNQERVFKVLLGPHVSEKATVLADKKGQFVFKVATDATKLEIKKAVESLFSVKVERVTTLNVLGKSKRTARGLGKRNDWKKAVISLQPGQDLDFSSSAE; encoded by the coding sequence ATGAACCAGGAACGCGTATTTAAAGTTCTGCTTGGCCCGCACGTTTCCGAAAAGGCTACGGTTCTGGCTGACAAGAAAGGCCAGTTCGTTTTCAAGGTTGCAACTGACGCAACCAAGCTGGAAATCAAGAAGGCCGTCGAAAGCCTGTTCAGCGTGAAAGTAGAGCGTGTTACTACCCTGAATGTTCTGGGTAAGAGCAAGCGCACTGCTCGCGGTCTGGGCAAGCGTAATGACTGGAAGAAGGCAGTTATCTCCCTTCAGCCAGGCCAAGATCTCGATTTCAGCAGCAGTGCTGAGTAA
- a CDS encoding 50S ribosomal protein L2: MAIVKCKPTSPGRRFVVKVVNQELHKGAPHAPLLEKKSKSGGRNNNGRITTRHIGGGHKQHYRLVDFRRNDKDGIAATVERIEYDPNRTAHIALLLYADGERRYIIAPKGVSAGDQLIAGALAPIKPGNALQLRNIPVGSTVHGIELKPGKGAQIARSAGASAQLIAREGVYVTLRLRSGEMRKVLAECRATLGEVSNSEHSLRSLGKAGAKRWRGVRPTVRGVAMNPVDHPHGGGEGRTSGGRHPVSPWGFPTKGAKTRGNKRTDKMIVRRRK, translated from the coding sequence ATGGCAATCGTTAAATGCAAACCGACTTCCCCTGGCCGCCGTTTTGTGGTCAAGGTGGTCAACCAGGAGCTGCATAAAGGCGCTCCTCACGCACCGCTGCTCGAGAAAAAATCGAAGTCTGGTGGTCGTAACAACAATGGTCGTATTACCACTCGTCACATCGGTGGTGGCCATAAGCAGCATTATCGTCTGGTCGACTTCCGTCGCAACGACAAAGATGGCATCGCTGCCACTGTCGAGCGTATCGAATACGATCCAAACCGTACTGCTCACATCGCTCTGCTGCTGTACGCAGATGGCGAGCGTCGCTACATCATCGCCCCTAAAGGCGTGAGCGCTGGCGACCAGCTGATCGCAGGTGCCCTGGCACCGATCAAGCCGGGCAACGCTCTGCAGCTGCGTAACATTCCAGTTGGTAGCACCGTACACGGCATCGAATTGAAGCCAGGTAAAGGCGCGCAAATCGCTCGTTCCGCTGGTGCTTCGGCTCAGCTGATCGCTCGTGAAGGTGTCTACGTGACCCTGCGTCTGCGTTCTGGTGAGATGCGTAAAGTGCTGGCTGAATGCCGCGCGACCCTGGGCGAAGTCTCGAACTCCGAGCACAGCCTGCGTTCGCTGGGTAAAGCTGGTGCCAAACGCTGGCGTGGCGTTCGCCCAACCGTTCGTGGTGTTGCCATGAACCCGGTTGACCACCCACACGGTGGTGGTGAAGGTCGTACCTCTGGTGGTCGTCATCCGGTATCGCCATGGGGCTTCCCGACTAAGGGCGCGAAGACTCGTGGTAATAAGCGTACCGACAAAATGATCGTCCGTCGTCGCAAGTAA
- a CDS encoding 30S ribosomal protein S19, whose amino-acid sequence MPRSLKKGPFIDLHLLKKIEVAAEKNDRKPVKTWSRRSMILPQMVGLTIAVHNGRQHVPVLVNEDMVGHKLGEFAGTRTYRGHVADKKAKR is encoded by the coding sequence GTGCCACGTTCTCTGAAAAAAGGTCCTTTTATTGATCTTCACCTACTGAAGAAGATCGAAGTGGCGGCGGAAAAGAACGATCGCAAACCAGTTAAGACCTGGTCGCGTCGTTCGATGATCCTGCCACAAATGGTCGGTCTGACCATCGCAGTACACAACGGTCGTCAACACGTCCCAGTTCTCGTTAACGAAGACATGGTCGGCCACAAACTGGGCGAGTTTGCCGGTACCCGCACTTATCGTGGGCACGTGGCAGACAAGAAAGCCAAGCGTTAA
- a CDS encoding 50S ribosomal protein L22: MEVAAKLSGARISAQKARLVADQIRGKKVGEALNLLAFSSKKAAEIMKKVLESAVANAEHNEGADVDDLKVSTVFVNEGRSLKRIMPRAKGRADRIVKRSCHITVKVADK; this comes from the coding sequence ATGGAAGTAGCCGCTAAGTTGTCGGGCGCTCGAATCTCCGCCCAGAAAGCCCGCTTGGTCGCCGACCAGATCCGCGGGAAGAAGGTGGGCGAAGCGCTCAACCTGTTGGCTTTCAGCAGTAAGAAAGCCGCCGAGATCATGAAGAAAGTGCTGGAGTCGGCCGTAGCCAACGCCGAGCATAACGAAGGCGCAGACGTTGATGACCTGAAGGTCAGCACCGTTTTCGTCAACGAAGGGCGTTCGCTGAAGCGCATCATGCCACGTGCCAAAGGCCGTGCTGATCGCATCGTCAAGCGGTCTTGCCATATCACTGTCAAGGTTGCTGACAAGTAA
- a CDS encoding 30S ribosomal protein S3 — protein sequence MGQKVHPIGIRLGIVKEHTSVWYADGRTYADYLFADLKVREYLQDKLKSASVSRIDIHRPAQTARITIHTARPGIVIGKKGEDVEKLRQDLTKQMGVPVHINIEEIRKPELDGMLVAQSVAQQLERRVMFRRAMKRAVQNAMRIGAKGIKIQVSGRLGGAEIARTEWYREGRVPLHTLRADIDYANYEAHTTYGVIGVKVWIFKGEVIGGRQEELKPQAPAPRKKSC from the coding sequence ATGGGTCAGAAAGTACATCCCATTGGCATTCGCCTGGGAATCGTCAAGGAGCACACCTCCGTCTGGTACGCAGACGGTCGGACTTATGCGGACTACTTGTTCGCTGATCTGAAGGTGCGTGAGTATCTCCAAGACAAACTAAAAAGCGCGTCCGTAAGCCGTATCGATATCCATCGTCCGGCCCAAACTGCACGTATCACCATCCACACCGCTCGTCCAGGTATCGTTATCGGGAAGAAAGGTGAAGATGTTGAGAAACTGCGTCAGGACCTGACCAAGCAAATGGGTGTGCCTGTGCACATCAATATCGAAGAGATCCGTAAGCCGGAGCTCGACGGTATGCTGGTTGCGCAGAGCGTAGCTCAGCAGCTGGAGCGTCGCGTAATGTTCCGTCGCGCTATGAAGCGCGCCGTACAGAACGCCATGCGCATTGGTGCCAAAGGCATCAAAATCCAAGTGAGCGGTCGTCTCGGCGGTGCTGAAATCGCACGTACTGAATGGTATCGCGAAGGTCGTGTGCCACTGCACACCCTGCGTGCCGACATCGACTATGCCAACTACGAAGCTCACACCACTTACGGTGTGATCGGTGTAAAGGTTTGGATCTTCAAAGGCGAAGTAATTGGTGGTCGCCAAGAAGAACTGAAACCACAAGCACCAGCGCCTCGTAAAAAAAGCTGCTAA
- a CDS encoding 50S ribosomal protein L16 has product MLQPKRTKFRKQMTGHNRGLAQRGSKVSFGEFALKSVARGRLTARQIESARRALTRHVKRGGKIWIRVFPDKPISKKPLEVRMGKGKGNVEYWVAQIQPGKVLYEIEGVSEELAREAFALAAAKLPLATSFVKRTVM; this is encoded by the coding sequence ATGTTGCAACCTAAGCGTACGAAGTTCCGCAAGCAGATGACAGGCCACAACCGTGGTCTGGCTCAGCGCGGTAGCAAAGTCAGCTTCGGCGAGTTCGCGCTGAAGTCTGTAGCTCGTGGTCGTCTCACCGCTCGTCAGATCGAGTCAGCGCGTCGTGCTCTGACCCGTCACGTAAAACGTGGCGGCAAGATCTGGATCCGTGTATTCCCGGACAAGCCGATCTCCAAGAAGCCTCTCGAAGTGCGGATGGGTAAAGGTAAGGGTAACGTGGAATACTGGGTAGCCCAGATTCAGCCAGGCAAAGTCCTGTATGAAATCGAGGGTGTTTCTGAAGAGCTGGCGCGTGAGGCTTTCGCCCTGGCTGCTGCAAAGCTGCCGCTCGCCACCTCCTTTGTTAAACGGACGGTGATGTGA
- a CDS encoding 50S ribosomal protein L29: protein MKANELREKSAQQLNEQLLGLLRDQFNLRMQKATGQLGQSHLLSQVKRDIARVKTVLNQQAGK from the coding sequence ATGAAAGCGAATGAACTTCGTGAAAAATCCGCACAGCAGCTGAACGAGCAACTGCTCGGCTTGCTGCGCGACCAGTTCAATCTGCGTATGCAGAAAGCAACTGGCCAGTTGGGGCAGTCTCATCTGCTCTCGCAAGTTAAGCGTGACATCGCTCGCGTGAAGACTGTGCTCAACCAGCAGGCAGGTAAGTGA
- a CDS encoding 30S ribosomal protein S17 produces the protein MAEAEKTVRTLTGRVVSDKMDKTITVLIERRVKHPIYGKYVKRSTKLHAHDETNQCHIGDKVTIRETRPLAKTKSWALVDVLERAVEV, from the coding sequence ATGGCTGAAGCCGAAAAGACTGTCCGTACGCTGACTGGCCGTGTTGTCAGCGACAAGATGGACAAAACCATCACCGTTTTGATCGAGCGTCGCGTTAAGCACCCGATCTACGGTAAATATGTTAAGCGTTCGACTAAGCTGCACGCGCACGACGAAACCAATCAGTGCCACATCGGCGACAAGGTCACTATTCGTGAAACTCGTCCGCTGGCCAAGACCAAGTCTTGGGCACTGGTTGATGTTCTCGAACGCGCTGTGGAAGTCTAA
- a CDS encoding 50S ribosomal protein L14 codes for MIQTQSMLDVADNSGARRVMCIKVLGGSHRRYAGIGDIIKVTVKEAIPRGKVKKGQVMTAVVVRTRHGVRRADGSIIRFDGNAAVLLNNKQEPIGTRIFGPVTRELRTEKFMKIVSLAPEVL; via the coding sequence ATGATTCAGACTCAATCCATGCTCGATGTGGCCGATAACAGCGGCGCTCGCCGTGTTATGTGCATCAAGGTGCTGGGTGGCTCCCATCGTCGTTACGCTGGTATCGGTGACATCATCAAAGTTACCGTCAAGGAAGCAATTCCTCGCGGTAAAGTGAAAAAAGGCCAAGTGATGACTGCTGTTGTAGTCCGCACTCGTCACGGCGTACGCCGTGCTGATGGCTCCATTATCCGCTTTGATGGCAACGCTGCTGTTCTTCTGAACAACAAGCAAGAGCCGATCGGCACCCGTATCTTTGGGCCAGTGACCCGTGAACTTCGTACTGAGAAGTTCATGAAGATCGTCTCGCTCGCCCCAGAAGTGCTGTAA
- a CDS encoding 50S ribosomal protein L5, with amino-acid sequence MARLQEIYRKEIAPKLKEELKLGNVMEVPRVTKITLNMGLGEAIGDKKVIEHAVADLEKITGQKVVVTYARKSIAGFKVREGWPIGVKVTLRRERMYEFLDRLLSISLPRVRDFRGLNAKSFDGRGNYSMGVKEQIIFPEIDYDKIDALRGLDITLTTTAKNDDEGRALLRAFKFPFRN; translated from the coding sequence ATGGCACGACTACAAGAGATTTACCGGAAGGAAATCGCCCCCAAGCTTAAGGAAGAACTTAAGCTCGGGAACGTGATGGAAGTTCCGCGCGTCACCAAAATCACCCTGAACATGGGTCTGGGCGAAGCGATCGGCGACAAAAAAGTCATCGAGCACGCTGTTGCTGACCTGGAAAAGATCACCGGCCAGAAAGTCGTTGTGACCTACGCTCGGAAATCCATCGCTGGCTTTAAAGTCCGTGAAGGTTGGCCGATCGGCGTCAAAGTGACCCTGCGCCGTGAGCGTATGTACGAATTCCTGGATCGTCTGCTGTCGATCTCCCTGCCTCGGGTCCGCGACTTCCGCGGCCTGAATGCCAAGTCCTTCGATGGTCGTGGTAACTACAGCATGGGCGTGAAAGAGCAGATCATCTTCCCGGAAATCGACTACGACAAGATCGATGCTCTCCGCGGTCTGGACATCACCCTGACCACCACTGCCAAGAACGATGATGAAGGTCGCGCCCTGTTGCGTGCTTTCAAATTCCCGTTCCGCAACTGA
- a CDS encoding 30S ribosomal protein S14, with the protein MAKMSMKNRELKRQLTVAKYAKKRAALKAIIVDLNASPEARWEATVALQKQPRDASASRMRNRCRLTGRPHGVYRKFGLGRNKLREAAMRGDVPGLVKASW; encoded by the coding sequence ATGGCCAAGATGAGCATGAAAAACCGCGAGCTGAAGCGTCAGCTCACGGTTGCCAAGTACGCCAAGAAGCGTGCAGCACTGAAAGCAATCATCGTTGATCTGAACGCAAGTCCAGAAGCGCGTTGGGAAGCTACAGTAGCTCTGCAGAAGCAGCCACGTGACGCAAGCGCTTCGCGCATGCGTAACCGCTGCCGCCTGACCGGTCGTCCACACGGCGTTTACCGCAAGTTCGGCCTCGGCCGTAACAAGCTGCGTGAAGCGGCAATGCGTGGTGACGTACCAGGTCTGGTTAAAGCCAGCTGGTAA
- a CDS encoding 30S ribosomal protein S8, producing MSMQDPLADMLTRIRNAQMAEKSVVSMPSSKLKVAVAKVLKDEGYIAGYQISSETKPLLSIELKYFEGRSVIEEVKRVSRPGLRQYKSAEDLPKVRGGLGVSIVSTNKGVMTDRAARAAGVGGEVLCTVF from the coding sequence ATGAGTATGCAGGACCCGTTAGCGGACATGCTAACTCGTATCCGTAATGCCCAGATGGCTGAAAAGTCCGTCGTAAGCATGCCATCTTCCAAGTTGAAGGTAGCTGTTGCCAAAGTCCTGAAAGACGAAGGCTACATTGCGGGTTATCAGATCAGCAGCGAAACCAAGCCACTGCTGTCCATCGAGCTGAAGTACTTCGAAGGCCGTTCGGTCATCGAGGAAGTGAAGCGCGTTAGCCGTCCAGGCCTGCGTCAGTACAAGTCCGCTGAAGATCTGCCGAAAGTTCGTGGCGGTCTGGGCGTGTCTATCGTCTCCACCAACAAAGGTGTGATGACGGATCGTGCTGCGCGCGCTGCCGGTGTCGGCGGCGAAGTTCTTTGCACTGTGTTCTAA
- a CDS encoding 50S ribosomal protein L18, translated as MTDKKVTRLRRARKARLKMHELEVVRLCVFRSSQHIYAQVISADGNKVLASASTLDKELRDGATGNIDAATKVGQLVATRAKAAGVSQVAFDRSGFKYHGRVKALADAAREAGLEF; from the coding sequence ATGACCGACAAAAAAGTTACTCGACTGCGTCGCGCTCGCAAAGCACGCCTGAAAATGCACGAACTCGAAGTCGTGCGTCTCTGCGTGTTCCGCTCGTCGCAGCACATCTACGCCCAGGTCATCTCGGCCGACGGCAACAAAGTCCTGGCAAGCGCCTCGACTTTGGATAAAGAACTGCGTGATGGTGCCACTGGCAACATCGACGCGGCCACTAAGGTTGGCCAGCTGGTCGCTACGCGTGCTAAGGCCGCTGGCGTCTCGCAAGTGGCTTTCGACCGCTCTGGCTTCAAGTACCACGGTCGCGTGAAAGCGCTGGCTGATGCTGCTCGTGAAGCTGGGCTGGAGTTCTAA
- a CDS encoding 30S ribosomal protein S5: MSNNDQKRDEGYIEKLVQVNRVAKTVKGGRIFTFTALTVVGDGKGRVGFGRGKSREVPAAIQKAMEAARRNMIQVDLNGTTLQYAMKSAHGASKVYMQPASEGTGIIAGGAMRAVLEVAGVQNVLAKCYGSTNPVNVVHATFKGLKAMQSPESIAAKRGLTVKEIF; this comes from the coding sequence ATGTCAAATAACGACCAAAAGCGCGACGAAGGCTACATTGAGAAGCTGGTTCAAGTTAACCGCGTAGCCAAAACCGTTAAAGGCGGCCGTATCTTCACTTTCACCGCGTTGACCGTGGTTGGTGATGGTAAAGGCCGTGTTGGCTTCGGCCGTGGCAAGTCGCGTGAAGTGCCTGCTGCGATCCAGAAGGCAATGGAAGCTGCTCGTCGCAACATGATCCAAGTTGATCTGAACGGCACCACTCTGCAGTACGCAATGAAGTCCGCTCATGGCGCTTCGAAGGTGTACATGCAGCCTGCTTCTGAAGGTACCGGTATCATCGCTGGCGGCGCTATGCGTGCTGTCCTCGAAGTTGCTGGCGTTCAGAACGTTCTGGCCAAGTGCTACGGCTCGACTAACCCGGTAAACGTGGTTCACGCCACTTTCAAAGGTTTGAAAGCTATGCAATCTCCTGAGTCCATCGCTGCTAAGCGTGGTCTGACTGTCAAGGAGATCTTCTGA
- a CDS encoding 50S ribosomal protein L30, which translates to MATVKVTLIKSMTGRIPNHKLCVKGLGLRRIGHTVEVLDTPENRGMINKAYYMLRVEG; encoded by the coding sequence ATGGCTACCGTTAAAGTAACGCTGATCAAAAGCATGACCGGCCGCATTCCTAACCACAAACTGTGCGTTAAAGGTTTGGGTCTGCGTCGCATCGGTCACACTGTAGAAGTCCTGGATACTCCCGAGAATCGCGGGATGATCAACAAGGCTTACTACATGCTGCGTGTAGAGGGTTAA
- a CDS encoding 50S ribosomal protein L15 has protein sequence MKLNDLSPAPGSRREKHRPGRGIGSGLGKTGGRGHKGQTSRSGGTIAPGFEGGQQPLHRRLPKFGFVSLKAMDRAEVRLSELAKVEGDIVTVQTLKDANVINVNVQRVKIMLSGEVTRAVTIGKGIGATKGARSAIEAAGGKFEE, from the coding sequence ATGAAACTCAATGATCTGAGTCCAGCGCCGGGTTCCCGTCGCGAAAAGCATCGTCCGGGCCGTGGTATCGGTAGCGGTTTGGGTAAGACTGGTGGCCGTGGTCACAAAGGTCAAACCTCCCGTTCCGGTGGCACCATTGCTCCAGGCTTTGAAGGCGGTCAACAGCCGCTGCATCGTCGCCTGCCTAAGTTCGGTTTCGTTTCCCTGAAGGCCATGGATCGCGCAGAAGTGCGTCTGTCCGAGCTGGCTAAAGTGGAAGGCGACATCGTTACTGTGCAGACCCTGAAAGATGCCAACGTGATCAACGTCAACGTACAGCGTGTGAAAATCATGCTGTCCGGTGAAGTGACTCGCGCTGTCACTATCGGCAAGGGAATCGGCGCCACCAAAGGTGCGCGTTCGGCTATCGAAGCAGCTGGCGGCAAGTTCGAGGAATAA